From the genome of Mucilaginibacter paludis DSM 18603:
GGTACAGATCTCGCGTCATCCGGAACGCCCCTATACCTTACAGTACTTGGAGCTGATGTGCGACGACTTTATAGAAATGTTTGGCGACCGCACCGTAGGCGACGACAAAGCCATTGTAGGGGGCTTTGGATCGTTAAACGGACAAACTGTAATGTTTATTGGCCATCAAAAAGGCATCAATACCAAAATGAGGCAGTACCGCAATTTTGGTATGGCCAACCCCGAAGGTTATCGCAAGGCGTTAAGGCTGATGCGCATAGCCGAAAAATTTAACAAACCTGTTGTTACGCTGATTGATACCCCGGGTGCTTTTCCGGGCCTGGAGGCTGAAGAGCGTGGCCAGGGCGAGGCTATTGCCCGCAATTTGCTGGAAATGTCGGTATTAAAAGTACCGGTAATTTGTGTGATCATCGGCGAAGGAGCCTCTGGCGGTGCGTTGGGCATAGGTATCGGCGATCGGGTGCTGATGCTCGAAAACTCATGGTACTCCGTTATATCCCCGGAAAACTGTTCAACCATTTTGTGGAAAACCTGGGAAAATAAAGAAAAAGCTGCCGAAGTGTTAAAGTTAACATCGGTTGATATGTTAAAAAATAAGCTGATAGACGGTGTTATTAAAGAACCCCTTGGCGGCGCACATCAGGACCCGGTGGCTATGGCTGCAACGCTTAAAAAACAGTTACTCAAGGACCTGAAAATGTTGAAGGAAAAAAACACCGACGACCTGGTTGCAGAGCGTATAGAGAAGTTTTGTTCGATGGGCGTTGTAATTGATGCTTAAGTTAAAAATTTTTGAAAAAATCCTTTTGACTTTTAAAATATCATCCTATATTTGCATTCCATTTCGGAATCGACAAGAAACTGAAGGAGATTGCCTGA
Proteins encoded in this window:
- a CDS encoding acetyl-CoA carboxylase carboxyltransferase subunit alpha, whose translation is MKITFDFEKPLADLQLQMEKVKQVEEKTKVDMSATLAELDEKFETTKKEIFTNLTGWQRVQISRHPERPYTLQYLELMCDDFIEMFGDRTVGDDKAIVGGFGSLNGQTVMFIGHQKGINTKMRQYRNFGMANPEGYRKALRLMRIAEKFNKPVVTLIDTPGAFPGLEAEERGQGEAIARNLLEMSVLKVPVICVIIGEGASGGALGIGIGDRVLMLENSWYSVISPENCSTILWKTWENKEKAAEVLKLTSVDMLKNKLIDGVIKEPLGGAHQDPVAMAATLKKQLLKDLKMLKEKNTDDLVAERIEKFCSMGVVIDA